In Carassius gibelio isolate Cgi1373 ecotype wild population from Czech Republic chromosome B19, carGib1.2-hapl.c, whole genome shotgun sequence, one DNA window encodes the following:
- the LOC127979767 gene encoding uncharacterized protein LOC127979767, with the protein MNSVEMDVKEMVIEVNGLPDDYPNNKMIDKLTMHFLRPSNKGGEVLIVIYPTSNKGQAYVVFESEVPRVLDHNHVLDLDSQFYPLDVKKIHQPKFDMPAEAFLDVSMFYNQKTIRSLLHSFDVSETSSGQLHLRGTFLNLKRIHPKLMHLLAQENQSQRSTPSQCINGFSSDSVSSDYQSRSHSTSRYIHRNGRNPDSGINSRSPESSSRQALVQAASSLEFSSSTEYSLSSPIRSNEDSSVTAQQWNPSSHRKTEDTFPVDPLAFKYVMHFKKDFIEKIESDHQTHVSHVDDSGVVMVKLSGGSCEDAGKELREFMQNTSSSLRTQEIDLHELNSSRRTHITENAHSFQKIYNVLIKEENDILKVVGSSKESYDAKERLLGREVNIVLPRHFAGDSMRRSSSLPRQKIRHREENPDLGGIPDAVYTTSVSRSPASQSWTDSQLQAEVQKERGRESSKSSAHRGRSHSASRLQHRNESRVNQEPSAYNKQDLTPPHEVQISKKGSIPKIMAALTPKININFKNKSKNC; encoded by the exons ATGAACAG TGTTGAGATGGACGTGAAGGAAATGGTTATTGAAGTGAATGGACTTCCAGACGACTACCCCAATAATAAAATGATTGACAAATTAACCATGCACTTTCTGAGGCCCAGCAACAAAGGTGGAGAGGTTTTAATAGTGATATATCCCACCTCCAACAAAGGCCAGGCTTATGTTGTTTTTGAATCAGAAG TACCCCGAGTCTTGGACCATAATCATGTTTTGGACCTGGATAGTCAGTTTTACCCACTGGATGTTAAAAAGATACATCAGCCTAAG TTTGACATGCCAGCTGAAGCATTCCTTGATGTGAGCATGTTCTACAATCAGAAAACGATCCGAAGTCTTCTTCATAGCTTTGATGTCTCAGAGACCAGTTCAGGACAGCTGCATTTGCGGGGAACCTTTCTTAACCTAAAACGCATCCATCCCAAACTCATGCATCTCCTGGCTCAAGAAAACCAATCGCAAAGAAGCACACCTTCACAATGCATTAATGGCTTCTCGTCTGACTCTGTCTCCAGTGACTATCAATCTAGATCTCATTCCACATCGAGATACATTCACAGAAATGGTAGAAACCCAGATTCTGGAATAAACTCAAGATCCCCAGAGTCCTCAAGCAGACAGGCACTCGTGCAGGCTGCCTCTTCACTGGAGTTTAGTTCAAGCACAGAGTATTCATTGAGCAGTCCCATCAGGAGCAATGAGGACTCCAGCGTAACCGCTCAGCAGTGGAATCCCTCGTCTCACAGGAAAACTGAGGATACCTTCCCTGTGGATCCACTCGCGTTCAAATATGTAATGCACTTTAAGAAAGATTTTATTGAAAAGATAGAATCTGATCATCAAACTCACGTCAGCCATGTAGACGATTCAGGAGTTGTTATGGTTAAACTTTCAGGAGGATCCTGTGAAGATGCAGGTAAAGAATTGCGCGAATTCATGCAGAACACCAGCTCATCTTTACGCACACAAGAAATAGACCTGCATGAACTCAACAGCAGTCGAAGGACACACATTACTGAGAATGCTCACTCATTCCAAAAGATCTACAATGTTTTAATCAAGGAGGAAAATGACATTCTCAAAGTGGTGGGTTCCTCTAAAGAGAGTTATGATGCGAAGGAAAGGCTTCTTGGACGGGAGGTTAACATTGTTTTGCCAAGACACTTCGCAGGGGACTCTATGCGACGCAGCAGCTCTTTGCCAAGGCAAAAAATAAGGCATAGAGAGGAGAACCCAGACTTGGGAGGAATTCCTGATGCTGTGTACACTACTTCTGTTAGTAGATCCCCTGCCTCACAGTCTTGGACTGACTCTCAGTTACAAGCAGAAGTGCAAAAGGAAAGAGGTCGCGAGTCCTCTAAATCCTCTGCACACCGTGGCAGGTCACACAGTGCCTCTCGGTTACAACACAGAAATGAGAGCAGAGTAAACCAAGAACCATCAGCGTACAATAAGCAGGATTTGACACCCCCTCATGAAGTTCAAATATCTAAAAAAGGGTCCATTCCTAAAATAATGGCTGCCCTTACacctaaaataaatatcaatttcaaaaacaaaagtaaaaattgttaa